From the genome of Lotus japonicus ecotype B-129 chromosome 6, LjGifu_v1.2, one region includes:
- the LOC130725660 gene encoding uncharacterized GPI-anchored protein At1g61900-like produces MCLVIYALNVNDFNDIVDTSKLLTACEKIDPVKECCYQICQNAILEAATTIASKGSDFWDMDASHVLPEHSIRVNDCRNIVLRWVASKLDPSHAKKVLRGLSNCNVNKDLDEKHCHLRLTSKIFQQSSFVCPLVLPDTRQVAKGCGHGISHKTACSNAMESYVSHLQKQSFITNLQALDCAETLAMKLKKSNITEDVYSLSCKP; encoded by the exons atgtGTTTGGTCATATATGCTTTAAATGTGAATGATTTTAATGACATAGTTGATACTTCCAAGCTCCTTACTGCCTGTGAGAAAATTGATCCTGTAAAAGAATGTTGCTACCAAATTTGTCAGAATGCTATATTAGAAGCAGCTACAACAATTGCATCAAAAGGTTCTGATTTTTGGGACATGGATGCATCACATGTTCTACCTGAGCATTCAATTCGGGTCAATGATTGTAGAAATATAGTCCTCAGATGGGTTGCTAGTAAGCTTGATCCTTCTCATGCCAAGAAAGTTCTAAGAGGACTGTCTAATTGCAACGTGAACAAAG ATCTAGATGAAAAACATTGTCACTTGAGGCTTACCAGTAAGATATTTCAACAGTCATCATTTG TTTGTCCCCTGGTTCTCCCTGATACTAGGCAAGTTGCCAAGGGCTGTGGACATGGGATAAGTCACAAGACAGCCTGCTCTAATGCCATGGAAAGCTATGTGTCTCACTTACAGAAGCAAAGCTTCATTACGAACTTGCAAGCTTTAGACTGTGCAGAAACTTTAgcaatgaaattaaaaaaatcaaatatcacTGAGGATGTTTATAGTCTGTCATGTAAGCCTTAA